In Sulfitobacter sp. W027, a single window of DNA contains:
- a CDS encoding RNA polymerase sigma factor encodes MTRPDPRDELVEHLPAMRAFAISLTRNGATADDMVQDTLVKAWTNIDKFQVGTNMRAWLFTILRNTYYSSRRKAKREVSDVDGVLTDGLAEKPAHDGHMQMTDFRKALALLKDEQREALLLVGASGFSYEEAAEMCGVAVGTIKSRTNRARARLAELLGHHENESLEMTDDATMSVLSASKVSSF; translated from the coding sequence ATGACCCGTCCCGATCCGCGAGACGAGCTGGTAGAACATCTGCCGGCCATGCGGGCCTTTGCCATCAGCCTGACCCGCAATGGTGCAACGGCAGACGACATGGTGCAGGACACGTTGGTCAAGGCATGGACCAATATCGACAAGTTTCAGGTTGGCACCAATATGCGTGCGTGGCTCTTCACGATCCTGCGTAACACTTATTATTCCTCGCGCCGCAAAGCCAAACGCGAAGTGTCGGATGTCGATGGCGTTCTGACGGACGGTTTGGCCGAAAAGCCCGCGCACGATGGCCACATGCAGATGACCGATTTCCGCAAAGCGCTTGCTCTGTTGAAGGATGAGCAACGCGAAGCGCTGCTTCTTGTGGGGGCCTCTGGTTTCTCCTACGAAGAGGCTGCTGAAATGTGTGGCGTTGCCGTTGGCACCATCAAAAGCCGCACCAATCGGGCTCGCGCGCGCCTTGCCGAACTGCTTGGCCACCATGAAAATGAATCGCTTGAGATGACTGACGACGCAACTATGTCTGTCCTATCCGCCTCAAAAGTTTCTTCTTTCTAA
- a CDS encoding NepR family anti-sigma factor, translating to MPEVMLVNSGNKDERERVIDDNLKRVFDETLDEGIPDRFKDLLQKLKEQDSEKGTS from the coding sequence ATGCCAGAGGTGATGTTAGTGAATTCAGGAAACAAGGACGAGCGCGAGCGCGTCATCGACGACAACCTTAAGCGTGTCTTCGATGAGACGCTCGACGAAGGCATCCCTGACCGTTTCAAGGATCTGCTTCAAAAGTTGAAGGAACAGGATTCAGAAAAAGGAACGTCATAA